A genomic segment from Castor canadensis chromosome 1, mCasCan1.hap1v2, whole genome shotgun sequence encodes:
- the Taldo1 gene encoding transaldolase, translating into MSGSPVKRQRMESTLDQLKQFTTVVADTGDFHAIDEYKPQDATTNPSLILAAAQMPTYQELVEEAIAYGKKLGGPQEDQIKNAIDKLFVLFGAEILKKIPGRVSTEVDARLSFDKDAMVARARRLIELYKEAGISKDRILIKLSSTWEGIQAGKELEEQHGIHCNMTLLFSFAQAVACAEAGVTLISPFVGRILDWHVANTDKKSYEPLEDPGVKSVTKIYNYYKKFGYKTIVMGASFRNTGEIKALAGCDFLTISPKLLGELLKDSTKLAPVLSAKAAQASDLEKIHLDEKAFRWLHNEDQMAVEKLSDGIRKFAADAVKLEQMLTERMFSAENGK; encoded by the exons ATGTCGGGCTCCCCAGTGAAGCGCCAGAGGATGGAGTCCACGCTGGACCAGCTCAAGCAGTTCACCACCGTGGTGGCCGACACGGGCGATTTCCATG CCATTGATGAGTACAAGCCCCAGGATGCCACCACCAACCCATCCCTGATCCTGGCTGCAGCACAGATGCCCACCTACCAAGAGCTGGTGGAGGAGGCCATCGCCTATGGCAAGAAGCTGGGCGG GCCACAAGAGGACCAGATTAAAAATGCTATTGATAAACTTTTCGTGTTGTTTGGAGCAGAAATACTAAAGAAGATTCCGGGCCGCGTATCCACGGAAGTAGATGCCAG GCTCTCCTTTGACAAGGACGCAATGGTGGCCCGAGCCAGGCGCCTCATCGAGCTTTACAAGGAAGCAGGAATCAGCAAGGACAGAATTCTCATCAAGCTATCTTCAACCTGGGAGGGAATTCAGGCTGGAAA GGAGCTGGAGGAGCAGCACGGCATCCACTGCAACATGACGCTGCTCTTCTCCTTCGCCCAGGCCGTGGCCTGTGCCGAGGCAGGTGTGACGCTCATTTCCCCCTTTGTGGGGCGCATCCTTGACTGGCATGTGGCAAACACAGACAAGAAATCCTACGAGCCCCTGGAGGACCCTG GGGTAAAGAGTGTCACCAAAATCTACAATTACTACAAGAAGTTTGGCTATAAGACCATTGTCATGGGCGCCTCCTTCCGGAACACGGGCGAGATCAAAGCACTGGCAGGCTGCGACTTCCTCACCATTTCTCCCAAGCTCCTAGGGGAGCTGCTCAAGGACAGTACCAAGCTGGCTCCTGTGCTCTCGGCCAAGGCGG CCCAGGCCAGTGACTTGGAGAAGATACACCTGGATGAGAAGGCCTTCCGCTGGCTGCACAATGAGGACCAGATGGCTGTGGAGAAGCTCTCTGATGGGATCCGAAAGTTTGCTGCTGACGCTGTGAAGTTGGAGCAGATGCTGACG GAACGAATGTTCAGCGCAGAGAATGGGAAATAA
- the Eps8l2 gene encoding epidermal growth factor receptor kinase substrate 8-like protein 2, translated as MSQSGAVSCCPGAANGSLSRSDSVAGVVKMSAKDLFEQRKKYSNSNVIMHETSQYHVQHLATFIMDKSEAITSVDDAIRKLVQLSSKEKVWAQEVLLQVNDKSLRLLDVESQEELEDFPLPTVQHSQTVLNQLRYPSVLLLVCQDSEQSKPDIHFFYCDEVEAELVQEDIESALADCRLGKKMRPQTLKGHQEKIRQRQSILPPPRSPAPIPFQRQAGDSPQARNRVGLPVPLSEPGYHQRESQDEEPRAILAQRIEKETQILNCALDDIEWFVARLQKAAEAFKQLNQRKKGKKKGKKGPAEGVLTLRARPPSEGEFVDCFQKTKLAINLLAKLQKHIQNPSAAELVHFLFGPLDLIVNTCGGPDIARSVSSPLLSRDAVGFLRGHLVPKEMLLWESLGETWTRPRSEWPRELQVPLYVPKFHSGWEPPLDVLQEAPWEVEGLVSAPDDQPSLMSRLSMRHSRKPTVPGDTVPPVSSPQTHRSYQPTPAMTTYVKILYDFTARNANELSVLRDEVLEVLEDGRQWWKLRNRSGQSGYVPCNILVEARPEDVGTPLEQASQKYWSPSSPTHKLPPTFAGNKDELIHHMDEVNDELMKKISHIKAQPQRHFRVERSQPVHLPLTFESGPDEVRAWLEAKAFSGRIVDNLGILTGPQLFSLNKDELKKVCGEEGIRVYSQLTVQKAFLEKQQSGSELEELMNKFHSKNQRRAEDS; from the exons CACCTGGCCACGTTCATCATGGACAAGAGCGAGGCCATCACATCCGTGGACGATGCCATCCGAAAGCTGGTGCAGCTAAGCTCCAAGGAGAAGGTGTGGGCCCAGGAGGTGCTGCTCCAAGTGAATGACAAGTCACTGAGGCTGCTGGACGTCGAGTCTCAG GAAGAGCTGGAGGACTTCCCACTGCCCACTGTGCAGCACAGCCAGACGGTGTTGAACCAGCTGCGGTACCCCTCGGTGCTGCTGCTGGTGTGCCAGGACTCAGAGCAGAGCAAACCCGACATCCACTTCTTCTACTGCGATGAGGTGGAG GCCGAGCTGGTGCAGGAGGACATTGAGAGCGCGCTGGCCGACTGCCGGCTCGGGAAGAAGATGCGTCCACAGACCCTGAA GGGGCACCAGGAAAAGATCCGGCAGCGGCAGTCTATCCTGCCCCCTCCCCGGAGCCCGGCCCCCATCCCCTTCCAGCGCCAGGCTGGGGACTCCCCTCAGGCCAGGAACCGCGTGGGCTTACCAGTGCCACTCAGTGAGCCAG GCTATCACCAGCGAGAATCACAAGATGAGGAGCCACGGGCCATCCTGGCTCAGAGGATTGAGAAGGAGACG CAAATCCTCAACTGTGCCCTGGACGATATTGAATGGTTCGTGGCCCGGCTGCAGAAGGCGGCAGAGGCTTTCAAGCAGCTAAACCAgcggaagaaggggaagaagaagggcaAGAAGGGGCCAGCAG aGGGCGTCCTCACCTTGCGGGCCCGGCCCCCCTCCGAAGGCGAGTTTGTTGATTGTTTCCAGAAAACCAAGCTGGCCATTAACCTGCTG GCAAAGCTACAGAAGCACATTCAGAACCCGAGTGCGGCAGAGCTGGTGCACTTTCTCTTTGGACCTCTGGACCTG ATCGTCAACACCTGTGGAGGCCCAGACATCGCACGTTCCGTCTCCAGCCCCCTGCTCTCCAGAGATGCTGTGGGCTTCCTGCGTGGCCACCTGGTACCCAAAGAGATGTTGCTGTGGGAGTCGCTGGGGGAGACCTGGACGAGGCCCCG CTCTGAGTGGCCTCGGGAGCTGCAAGTGCCCCTCTATGTGCCCAAGTTCCATAGCGGCTGGGAGCCACCCCTGGATGTGCTGCAGGAGGCTCCCTGGGAAGTGGAGGGACTGGTGTCTGCCCCTGATGACCAG CCATCCCTAATGAGCCGACTGTCGATGCGCCACTCCAGAAAGCCCACAGTGCCGGGGGACACCGTCCCACCAGTCAGCTCCCCACAGACTCACAG GAGCTACCAGCCAACACCAGCCATGACCACGTATGTGAAGATCCTGTACGACTTCACAGCACGCAACGCCAACGAGCTATCTGTGCTCAGGGATGAAGTCCTAGAG GTGTTGGAGGATGGCCGGCAGTGGTGGAAGCTGAGAAATCGCAGTGGCCAGTCTGGCTACGTGCCCTGCAACATCTTGGTTGAGGCTCGGCCAGAGGATGTGGGCACCCCCCTGGAGCAG GCCAGCCAGAAATACTGGAGTCCCTCCAGTCCAACCCACAAACTGCCCCCAACTTTTGCAGGGAACAAAGACG AGCTCATCCACCACATGGACGAGGTCAATGATGAGCTCATGAAGAAGATCAGTCATATCAAGGCTCAGCCGCAGCGCCACTTCCGCGTGGAGCGCAGCCAGCCTGTGCACCTGCCGCTTACCTTTGAGTCGGGCCCTGATGAGGTCCGGGCCTGGCTGGAAGCCAAGGCCTTCAGTGGCCG GATTGTGGATAACCTGGGCATCCTGACTGGGCCCCAGCTCTTCTCACTCAACAAGGACGAGCTGAAGAAGGTGTGTGGAGAGGAGGGCATCCGTGTGTACAGCCAGCTCACAGTGCAGAAGGCCTTCCTGGAG AAGCAGCAAAGTGGGTCAGAGCTGGAGGAACTCATGAACAAGTTTCATTCCAAGAACCAGAGAAGGGCTGAGGACAGTTAG